In the Solanum pennellii chromosome 5, SPENNV200 genome, one interval contains:
- the LOC107020094 gene encoding nuclear transcription factor Y subunit B-6-like: MDNGNHVGGSGNGGFHSYGRSPQPTPADPPSPDMEMSLELPAHLNQEVVDIIIQEQDRVIPNVARIMRSTHPPHVNISDDAKRTMYHCISEFICFVTYEANAHCQREQRNTITEEDVDWVINKFGFDDYIEPLPYYFPPNSEDDGGECGSLTRESLLKRPMVDTASSSNITPYNLPPNFPMAHHHFVYPPPMGNGDMQGEASTSQCAVASVDTDVESPMEEDKE, from the exons ATGGATAATGGTAATCATGTTGGTGGTTCAGGAAATGGAGGATTTCATAGCTATGGCAGATCTCCACAACCAACCCCTGCAGATCCTCCTTCCCCTG ATATGGAGATGAGCCTGGAACTGCCTGCACATCTCAACCAGGAAGTTGTTGATATCATCATTCAGGAGCAAGACCGAGTCATACCAAACGTGGCCAGAATCATGCGTAGCACCCATCCTCCCCATGTCAATATATCTGATGATGCCAAACGGACCATGTACCATTGCATCTCTGAGTTCATATGCTTTGTAACATATGAAGCCAATGCTCATTGCCAGCGTGAGCAGCGGAACACAATCACTGAGGAAGACGTGGATTGGGTCATTAACAAGTTTGGTTTTGATGACTACATTGAACCCTTGCCTTACTACTTTCCTCCAAATAGTGAGGATGATGGAGGCGAGTGTGGATCTCTTACAAGGGAGTCTTTGTTGAAGCGTCCAATGGTTGATACAGCTTCAAGCTCCAATATCACACCCTATAACCTTCCTCCTAATTTTCCTATGGCTCATCACCACTTTGTGTATCCACCACCAATGGGAAATGGTGATATGCAGGGGGAGGCAAGCACTTCTCAGTGTGCAGTGGCTTCAGTGGATACTGACGTTGAGTCTCCTATGGAGGAGGATAAGGAGTGA